A stretch of DNA from Methylomicrobium lacus LW14:
GGCCCAGGTGGACGTGGTGCACGGCCATTCATCGCACCATCCGATGGGCATCGAGGTCTACAAGGACAAACCGATTCTCTACGGCTGCGGCGACTTTCTGAACGACTACGAGGGAATTTCAGGCTACGAGGAATTCCGCGGCGACCTCTCGCTGATGTATTTTGTGACCCTGGACTTGGAGACAGGAAAGCTGGTCGACTTGAGGATGACGCCGATGCAAATCAGCCGCTTCAGCTTGAATTTTGCCCCATCTCACGATGCTCTCTGGCTGCAACAAGTATTGGACAGGGAAAGCCAGAAGCTGGGGGCGAGGATAGAATTGATCGATAAAGGCAGGCGTTTAGCCTTGTCGGTCAGGTAGGGCAAAGCTCCCTCTCCCATCGGGAGATAGGAGCCGTCATCCCTAACTTAACAAGCATGAGGCGGCTTTCCTCACGCAAAATAAATCACCGTGGGAGCGACGCCCACGTCGCGACTTGAGGCTTTAATCGCGACGTAGGCGTCGCTCCCACCACTTGCCTATCGAGTTTCAAATAATCCCTACGGACTACTGAAACTGCAACAGCAGAGTCACCATGCCCCAGGCCAAACCGCCGGCGGCCGGAATCGTCAAAACCCAGGCCCAAACGATCCGCTCGATGACCGAAAGTTTCAGTGCGTGCGGATTCTTGGCAAAACCTACGCCCATGATCGCGGTTGAAATGCTGTGCGTGGTCGAAACCGGCATGCCGAAGTGAGCGGCGGTCAGCAGAATGGTCGCCGAGCTGGTTTCGGCGGCGAAGCCGTTGATCGGATGCAATTTGACCATTTTGTGGCCCAGCGTTTTGATGATGCGCCACCCGCCTACCGCGGTGCCCATCGCCATGACCAACGCACAAGTAAAGATAATCCAGGCATCGATATCTTTTTCGCCCCCATCCGGCCGCAGGAATTCGGCCCAGGCCGGCAATTGATCGAGCGTACCGGCACTGTTGGCGGTAAAAATCGACAAGGCGATGATACCCATGGTTTTTTGCGCGTCGTTACTGCCGTGAGCAAACCCCATATAACCGGCCGAAAGCAGCTGGGCTTTGCCGAACACAGCATTGACCCATTTCGGACGCGCCGCACGCGCGATTGCCCCGCCCAGGGAATTCATCCCGCTAATGATCCCCATCAAACTGCCCATGATCACGATGCCGAGCGTAAACCCCGCAATCGGCGAGCTGACCATCGGGATCAAAACCTTCCACAGCAAGCCTTTGTTCTCGGTCCAGACCGCCGCGGTTTTTGACCAGATCAGCACATCGAAATTATTGTGGCCTGCCGCCAGCGCGGCGCCGCATAAGCCGCCGATCAAGGCGTGACTGGAAGAGGATGGCAGTCCCAGCGCCCAGGTAATCAGGTTCCAGACAATCGCACCGACCAGCGCGCAGATCAGCACTTCGGAGGTGATCGTGACCAAGCCGGTATCCACTAATCCGGACGAAATGGTTTTGGCCACCGCCGTACCCGAGAACGCACCGACCAGATTGGTGGCGGCGGCCAGAATCACCGCCTGGGTTGGCGTCAAGACCTTGGTGGCAACCACCGTGGCAATCGAGTTCGCGGTGTCGTGGAAGCCGTTGATGAACTCGAAAACCAGCGCCGCCAGGATGACAAGCAAGAGCAGAGTCAGCATCGCAAGCCTTTTATGAATTTTTTAAGACGATGTGATAGATGACATTGCCGGCGTCGCGGCAGCGATCGATCGCTTTTTCCAGAATTTCAAACAGATTCATTTTTACCAGATAACGGATCGGATCGGATTCTTCAACATAGGCATCCCGATACAGGTTAAGGATCAGCTTATCGGCCTCACCTTCAATCGTGTGCAACTGGTCGTTTAATTTTTTGATTTGATCCAGATCCATCCCCTTACGCAACAGTCCGACCATTTGCGCCAAGACGTCGCAGGCCTGTTGCAGCATCGCGGCACGGCTAATGAAATCGACATCGCCAATGCGCGCAAAGGCGATAGTGTAATGCTCCGCGAACTTTTCCACGATTTTAGGAATCTTGTAAAGCGCGCCGTTAAGGGCTTCGATATCTTCACGGTCGAGCACGGTTACAAAGGTATTGACCAATTCTTCACTGATCTGCGCGGACAAGTCTTTTTCCTGGATGCGAGCGCGTTTGAATTTATCCAGTGATTGTTGCGATGCCGGCGAACTCAGCAGTTCGATCAAGGCTCTGGCCGATGAACGCGCGGATTCCGCGCTGGCTTCGAGCAGGCCGTAGAATTTATCGCCTTTGCCGAAGATGGTTTGCAATGAGAACATGTATTTTCCTTATTTATGATCTGTAAGGCATTTTGTCGTTTCTTCGCCCATTATCGCATAACACCTTGCTAATTTGAGAGGTTTTGAATCAGGATGATTCAACCTGGATTGAATCAAGTTGCAGAGACAGGCAAGCAGAGTCAGTCTCTTTGGCCGACCCGGTGGCTGAGCCTCCTCATCACACAGAGCCATGGTCAAAACCGGCCCGTTCGGCATCTTTATTCATTGCAACTTTAGCCTTTGCCGCATGGTCTTCTATACACTTTCAGGATAATTAAGTTCCTAAAAAGTAAAAACGCCTTTGAAGATAGACGCCTGTCTGCCGAGAAAAGAACCTCAAGGGAAGGCATCGGTGATCACATTAAGCTTTTCAAAATCGATTCTGCCGAGGGTGCAGGACAGTATGCTCATAGCCTTAATGTTAGGCTCTATTCGTTTATGCCGAGCAACGGCAAAGTGGACTCGGGGCGGCTTGCCAACCCAACCTTCGCGCTATTTCCTCGCCTGCCTGTTGGCATGGGCCAGCATTTCGGTAGCGCTGGCCGAGAATCACTCCTGCGAGGAAACCGGCGAGACGCATATCTGGATCTCGCCTCTCAACCCCACAGCCGATGAACCGATCAAGATCATGGCCGTGTCCACGGACGGCCCGGTGTCGGGACTGAGCCTGATCGACAGCCAAGGCCGGCGCCTGCCACTCAAATCCCGCCGCCGGGGCGGCCCGCCCTGGAGCCGTATCGCCATTGCGGAAGGATTCAGCGAAGGGGAATATCGCGTGCTGGCGGGACGGAATGGCAAGCTGACCGCCTGCCGTCCGCTCGCCATCGGCGCCTCGGGCGCACAGGAAAGCCCCAAAACCTGGGGGCTGGCGACCGAAGCCTTTTATGCCGCCTGGATCGAAGAATTGTTCGGCGCGCCGCCTGAGGAAAACCTGAGCCTCCCTTCCCTGGAGCCGGTGCTGCGCAACGCCGAGCGCAACTTCCTCTACAACCATCTCGGCCTCAACGAAGACAAAAACCTGCCGCTCACCCCCGATTGCGCCGATCTGCCCTATACCTTGCGGGCTTATTTTGCCTGGAAGGTCGGCCTGCCGATCGCCTTCCGCGCCTGCGGGCGCGGCTCGGCTAACGCGCCGCCGCGTTGCGGCGCGGCCACCGTCAAGACCGAATTTACCCAGGGCATCCGCTCGCAGGCGAGCTTCAGGAATGTCAGCGGGCAGTTGGCGAATGCCGTGCATTCGGGGACCGCACGGACAGGGCTTGAGGACGAATCCACCGATCTGTACCCGATCCCTCTCGGCCGGGAGAGACTCTGGCCGGGGACGGTCTATGCCGATCCCTACGGCCATGTGCTGGTGCTGGTGGAATGGGTGCCGCAGACGGCGGGCCGGCCCGGCATGTTGCTGGCCGTCGATGCCCAGCCGGACAACTCGGTCACCCGCAAGCGGACCTGGGAAGGCACCTTGCTGTTCGCCGATAGCAAAAGCGCAGGGCCAGGCTTCAAGGCTTTCCGGCCCTTGGTCCGTACCGACTCCGGCGGATGGCGGACGCTCGCCAATGACGAACTGGTCGACCATCCCGGCTTCGCCCCCTTTTCATTGGAGCAGGATCAACTCGCCCCCGACGATTTCTATGCCGGGCTGGCCAAGCTTGTGAACCCCCGCGGCCTTGATCCGAAGCAGGCTTACGAAGCCAGCCTCGACGCCTTGGTCGAGCAAATCGAGACCCGCGTGACCTCGATCGACAACGGCGAGGCGTATTTCCGCAAGCACCCCGGCAGCGTGATCCCGATGCCAAGCGGCGCGGCGATTTTTCAGACCCTCGGCCCCTGGGAGGATTACTCCACACCCTCCCGCGACATGCGCCTGATCATCGCGATCAACGTGCTGAACGGCTTGCCCGAGAAGATCGTCAGCCACCCCGAATTGTTCGTGATCAATGGCGGCAGCCCCGAGGAGGCCGCGGCCGAAATCGAGCAGCATCACGCCAAGCGCATCCGGGAACGCAGCATCCGTTATACCCGCACGGACGGCAGCCCGTGGGAGCTGTCCGTGGCCGAGGTGCTGGCACGGAAGCCGGCCTATCAAATGGCTTATAATCCGAACGACTGCGTCGAAATACGTTGGGGCGCGAAGCCGGGCACGGAGGAATATTCGACTTGCCGCCGCCAGGCACCGGCGGAACAGCGGGCGAAAATGGAGAAATACCGGATCTGGTTCCGCGAGGTAAGAAGGCCGGCACAGTAAGTTGTGTAATCGATTAGAGAGTGTTACCGTTGGCTGAGCGGAGCCGAAGCCGACAATTAGCTTCGACTCCGCTCAGCTAACGCTATTCCGCTCGGGGTGAGCTTGTCGAACCACGAGCGGAATCAAGATATTCAGAAGTTGTCCAGCCTATTCCGCAGCAAAATTTCCGCTAGACACGAACGCCGGGCCGTTTTGCAGACCTTCCGGGAAATACGCCATCGGGTTGCTGGCAATCTCGCGCGCCGCGAGGAACTGGGCGTAATAGTTACGGGAGGCAAAACCGAACGCCGGGCTGGAATAGTTTTGCACGATACGCGCAAAGTCGCGGCCGACCTGATTATGCGCCCGCTTCATGCCGCCGATGCCGTGGTTGTAGGAGGTAATCGCCGCAGGCCAGTCGCCCAGTTGGCCGTAGGCGTAACTCAGATAGCGGGACGCGCCGACGGCGGAAGCAAAAGGATCGAGGCGTCGGTCAACTCGATTGCTCTCGGGCATGAATCTTTTCGCCGCCCCTTTGGTGAATTGCCACATGCCGACGGCTCCGGCGGAGGATCTGGCCGCCGGTTGAAACGAAGATTCGACATGCGGCAGGCAGGCCAGATCCTCCGGCAAGCCGGCGTTGCGGAATATTTGTCTAAATTGCCTGTCATAACGCGCGCTGATCTCCAGCCCGCGTTTGAAGCGTTCGCGGGTACCGCGCTGCGAACGCACCCGTTCGGAGGCGCCGTTCAATACGGTGTTAAGCGGCCTGCCGCCGTTTGCCAGTTTAGCGAGTATTTGCTGGTCGTTCGCATTCAACGGCGAGTTGTAGCGCGCTTTGCTCTCCAGCATGGACAATTGGGCTTTCCAAAAATCACGGCGTTGCCTCACCATGTCTTTTTGTAAGTCGGTCAGACTTTCGTCGACATAGCCCGGCAATACCATCACTTCGTATATCACATCCAAATAGCGGTCGTCGTGAATGGCGACTTCCGAGCGATGCCACTGCGTATAGGTTTTGCGCCAGAATTCCACCGCCGGCTGCAACGCGCCGGGTTTGACAAATATGCCGGAGTAAGTCGTCGGCCGATGAGTGTCTTGTATTGGCGGACGAGAAGCGCCTTGTATCGTCGGGCGATAAGCGCCTTGTATCGCCGGACGATAATCGCCTTGTATCGCCGGCCTATAATAGCCTGGTGCCGAGCTTGGGCGTGGTTGAGCTGGGGTGCGGTAGGCCATCGTATTATATGGCCTGACCGCAGGCGCAGAGCTGCTACACGCATTCAACAAAAATGCAGTCACCGGTAAAAGCCAAATTCCCCTCATTAATCGATTCATTTTTTTAGCCCAATTCAGCGTTAGTCGGTTTCCAGTCGGCGTTTTAAGTCCTGATAAAATAATTATCTAACATTTTTAAATAAGCGTTGGAAATAACTTTTCGTGGCCCGGCATTTCGCTGTTTAATGGCTGTAAAAACCGATAGAAAACCGGCTTCGGTGATCCCGTATTACACTGCGTTTCATGCGAGCTACGCGCTAAACCAGCCGGCGATTCGGTCGTGCTCGTCAGAGAAATACCAATGCACGTAAGAGGCCCTGACATTCCGGTAGCGCGCGCCTTTGTCGCCCTTTAAGACATCGAAAGCCGGCGCCAAGCCGTCATCCTGC
This window harbors:
- a CDS encoding inorganic phosphate transporter, whose protein sequence is MLTLLLLVILAALVFEFINGFHDTANSIATVVATKVLTPTQAVILAAATNLVGAFSGTAVAKTISSGLVDTGLVTITSEVLICALVGAIVWNLITWALGLPSSSSHALIGGLCGAALAAGHNNFDVLIWSKTAAVWTENKGLLWKVLIPMVSSPIAGFTLGIVIMGSLMGIISGMNSLGGAIARAARPKWVNAVFGKAQLLSAGYMGFAHGSNDAQKTMGIIALSIFTANSAGTLDQLPAWAEFLRPDGGEKDIDAWIIFTCALVMAMGTAVGGWRIIKTLGHKMVKLHPINGFAAETSSATILLTAAHFGMPVSTTHSISTAIMGVGFAKNPHALKLSVIERIVWAWVLTIPAAGGLAWGMVTLLLQFQ
- a CDS encoding DUF47 domain-containing protein; protein product: MFSLQTIFGKGDKFYGLLEASAESARSSARALIELLSSPASQQSLDKFKRARIQEKDLSAQISEELVNTFVTVLDREDIEALNGALYKIPKIVEKFAEHYTIAFARIGDVDFISRAAMLQQACDVLAQMVGLLRKGMDLDQIKKLNDQLHTIEGEADKLILNLYRDAYVEESDPIRYLVKMNLFEILEKAIDRCRDAGNVIYHIVLKNS
- a CDS encoding lytic transglycosylase domain-containing protein translates to MQPAVEFWRKTYTQWHRSEVAIHDDRYLDVIYEVMVLPGYVDESLTDLQKDMVRQRRDFWKAQLSMLESKARYNSPLNANDQQILAKLANGGRPLNTVLNGASERVRSQRGTRERFKRGLEISARYDRQFRQIFRNAGLPEDLACLPHVESSFQPAARSSAGAVGMWQFTKGAAKRFMPESNRVDRRLDPFASAVGASRYLSYAYGQLGDWPAAITSYNHGIGGMKRAHNQVGRDFARIVQNYSSPAFGFASRNYYAQFLAAREIASNPMAYFPEGLQNGPAFVSSGNFAAE